One genomic segment of Manis pentadactyla isolate mManPen7 chromosome 1, mManPen7.hap1, whole genome shotgun sequence includes these proteins:
- the C1H21orf62 gene encoding uncharacterized protein C21orf62 homolog produces the protein MRREHKDMLAHTETRMAPPSGPSLLLISTLSIFTLNSFTRGQKNSTLIFTKENTIRNCSCSADIRDCDYSLANLMCSCKTILPFTGERASYSGHLTIWFTDTSALGLLLNFTLVQDLKLSLCSTNTLPTEYLAICGLRRLRINTEAKQSSLEQSLLLYSSGENEPREKPMLLHKDWQTCMYISFLDMALFNRESSLKSYSIENVASIANKFPSFFYFNTFPVLSNKNYVVTFIY, from the coding sequence ATGCGGAGGGAACACAAAGACATGCTGGCACACACTGAAACAAGAATGGCACCACCTTCTGGGCCCAGCCTCCTTCTGATCAGCACACTGAGCATCTTTACACTCAACAGCTTCACGAGAGGTCAGAAGAACAGCACACTGATTTTCACCAAGGAAAACACCATTCGGAATTGCAGCTGCTCTGCAGACATCCGGGACTGTGACTACAGTTTGGCCAACCTGATGTGCAGCTGCAAAACCATACTGCCTTTTACAGGAGAGCGAGCCAGCTACAGTGGCCACCTGACCATCTGGTTCACAGACACCTCTGCACTGGGCCTCCTGCTGAACTTCACGCTGGTCCAGGACCTGAAGCTGTCTCTGTGCAGCACCAATACTCTGCCCACTGAATACCTGGCTATCTGTGGGTTGAGGAGGCTTCGCATTAACACTGAGGCCAAGCAGTCCTCGCTGGAGCAGAGCTTGCTCCTCTACAGCAGTGGGGAGAATGAACCCAGAGAAAAGCCCATGTTGTTACACAAAGACTGGCAAACATGTATGTATATCTCTTTTTTAGATATGGCGCTTTTCAACAGGGAATCGTCCTTAAAATCATATAGTATTGAAAATGTGGCCAGCATTGCCAAcaaatttccctcctttttttaCTTTAACACCTTCCCAGTTCTAAGCAACAAAAACTATGTTGTCACATTCATTTACTGA